A genome region from Geobacter pickeringii includes the following:
- a CDS encoding Crp/Fnr family transcriptional regulator yields the protein MENKDILKKSLLFSGLDDENLEEVTAIATRRSFGRGETLFTEGEPATGFYLLAAGSLKLCKVSPDGKEKVLHFVHPGETFAEAAFFGDGKYPAEARALEKGEAIFFPREAFMGLLERNPRFSLNLIVSLSLLLRRFARQIEELSFAEVPARLAAYLVELAGRKSTSFQGKTYLDLDMKKGELASRLGTVSETLSRSLRKLKEEGLIEVEGSRVVIHDMERLTALAGKRSAG from the coding sequence ATGGAAAACAAGGATATCCTCAAAAAATCGCTCCTCTTCTCCGGCCTCGACGACGAGAACCTGGAGGAGGTGACCGCCATCGCCACCCGGCGCAGCTTCGGCAGGGGGGAGACCCTCTTCACGGAAGGGGAGCCGGCCACCGGCTTCTACCTCCTGGCCGCCGGCTCCCTGAAGCTCTGCAAGGTCTCCCCCGACGGCAAGGAGAAGGTGCTCCACTTCGTCCACCCCGGCGAGACCTTCGCCGAGGCGGCCTTCTTCGGCGACGGGAAGTACCCGGCCGAGGCCCGGGCGCTGGAGAAGGGGGAGGCGATCTTCTTCCCCCGTGAGGCATTCATGGGGCTTCTGGAGCGCAACCCCCGCTTCTCCCTCAACCTCATCGTCTCCCTGTCGCTGCTCCTGCGCCGCTTCGCCCGCCAGATCGAGGAGCTCTCCTTCGCCGAGGTACCGGCGCGGCTCGCCGCCTACCTGGTGGAACTGGCGGGACGCAAGTCGACCTCGTTCCAGGGGAAGACCTACCTGGACCTCGACATGAAGAAGGGGGAGCTGGCGTCGCGCCTCGGGACGGTGAGCGAGACCCTGTCGCGGTCGCTCCGCAAGCTGAAGGAGGAGGGGCTCATCGAGGTGGAGGGGAGCCGGGTGGTGATCCACGACATGGAGCGCCTGACGGCGCTGGCGGGGAAGCGGAGCGCGGGATAG
- a CDS encoding cytochrome c biogenesis protein — protein MKWLLIVSALFYLFGSFRRPLFGAGLAAGLAYLALRGVALGRLPLIGPHDTLAFFSAAIGLMALPFLFAPALRDSALFRWGAGCTAALFALLALPFPSFAMPLPPVLRTLWFELHVALAFFAYALFAIGALLGGIFLAGGERRLLDLQYRAALVGYTFFSASMVSGGIWGYYAWGTYWLWTPKELWTSILWLFYSFWLHLRFRGAGGEKALAWAGIAGFAVALFTYLGVSILMKSSHSF, from the coding sequence ATGAAGTGGCTCCTGATCGTCTCGGCTCTGTTCTACCTCTTCGGCTCCTTCCGGCGCCCCCTCTTCGGGGCCGGACTGGCGGCGGGGCTCGCCTATCTGGCGTTGCGGGGGGTCGCCCTCGGGCGGCTGCCGCTGATCGGCCCCCACGACACCCTCGCCTTCTTCTCCGCAGCGATCGGCCTCATGGCGCTGCCGTTCCTCTTCGCCCCGGCGCTGCGGGACTCCGCGCTCTTTCGCTGGGGAGCAGGATGCACGGCGGCCCTCTTCGCCCTCCTGGCGCTCCCCTTCCCCTCCTTCGCCATGCCGCTGCCGCCGGTGCTCCGGACCCTCTGGTTCGAGCTCCACGTGGCGCTCGCCTTCTTCGCCTATGCCCTCTTCGCCATCGGGGCGCTCCTGGGGGGGATCTTCCTTGCCGGCGGCGAGCGGCGGCTCCTCGACCTCCAGTACCGGGCGGCGCTGGTGGGGTACACCTTCTTCTCCGCCTCCATGGTCTCCGGGGGGATCTGGGGATACTACGCCTGGGGGACCTACTGGCTCTGGACCCCGAAGGAGCTCTGGACCTCCATCCTCTGGCTCTTCTACAGCTTCTGGCTCCACCTGCGGTTCAGGGGGGCGGGGGGAGAGAAGGCCCTGGCCTGGGCCGGCATCGCCGGCTTCGCCGTGGCGCTCTTCACCTACCTGGGGGTGAGCATCCTGATGAAGAGCTCCCACAGCTTCTGA
- a CDS encoding multiheme c-type cytochrome: MKGRIVRFGIVAAVAALGCGVSLGLRAAPTEAAQQSKCISCHEKVTPGIVKQFLSGKMAKVMDCSGCHGSDHQSAEDVAKVKLPTPDTCARCHEKRVKEYRAGKHALAWAAMKAMPMITHQPSAVGGGDLKGCSACHKIGEKAMGDLTRYGTGACDSCHTRHSFSVKEARDPRACRTCHMGFDHPQWEMWQTSKHGTIWEIEPTTGRAPTCQTCHMPDGGHNVETAWGFLALRLPEDDKEWLDNRVTILKAIGVLDDKGQPTERLDAVKAAKVARLTKEDFEKDRQKMIAACSQCHSRSYAEANLKAGDEVIREVDKIFADSIRTVKALYDDGIIKKPAGWKYTPDLLQFYEAKTAAEQELYLIFLEYRQRAFQGAFHANPDYMHWYGWAKVKEAATRIKEDAERMRKEAKQ, translated from the coding sequence ATGAAAGGACGCATTGTACGGTTTGGCATCGTTGCCGCCGTGGCGGCCCTCGGCTGCGGGGTGTCGCTCGGGCTCCGCGCGGCGCCGACGGAGGCTGCCCAGCAGTCGAAGTGCATCAGCTGTCACGAGAAGGTGACGCCGGGGATCGTGAAACAGTTCCTCTCCGGCAAGATGGCCAAGGTCATGGACTGCTCCGGCTGTCACGGCAGCGACCACCAGTCGGCCGAGGACGTGGCCAAGGTGAAGCTCCCCACCCCCGACACCTGCGCCAGGTGCCACGAGAAGCGGGTGAAGGAGTACCGCGCCGGGAAGCATGCCCTCGCCTGGGCTGCCATGAAGGCGATGCCGATGATCACCCACCAGCCGTCGGCCGTCGGCGGCGGCGACCTGAAGGGGTGCTCCGCCTGCCACAAGATCGGCGAGAAGGCGATGGGAGACCTGACCCGTTACGGCACCGGCGCCTGCGACTCCTGCCACACCCGCCACAGCTTCTCGGTGAAAGAGGCGCGGGATCCGCGGGCCTGCCGCACCTGTCACATGGGATTCGACCACCCGCAGTGGGAGATGTGGCAGACCTCCAAGCACGGCACCATCTGGGAGATCGAGCCGACCACCGGCCGCGCCCCCACCTGCCAGACCTGCCACATGCCCGACGGCGGCCACAACGTGGAAACCGCCTGGGGATTCCTGGCCCTGCGCCTCCCCGAGGACGACAAGGAGTGGCTGGACAACCGGGTGACGATCCTCAAGGCGATCGGGGTCCTGGACGACAAGGGACAGCCCACCGAGCGGCTCGATGCCGTCAAGGCGGCCAAGGTGGCGCGTCTCACCAAGGAGGATTTCGAGAAGGACCGGCAGAAGATGATCGCGGCGTGCAGCCAGTGCCACTCCAGGAGCTACGCCGAGGCGAACCTGAAGGCGGGCGACGAGGTCATCCGCGAGGTGGACAAGATCTTCGCCGACTCCATCCGGACGGTGAAGGCCCTCTACGACGACGGCATCATCAAGAAGCCGGCCGGCTGGAAGTACACCCCGGACCTTCTCCAGTTCTACGAGGCGAAGACCGCCGCCGAGCAGGAGCTCTACCTGATCTTCCTCGAATACCGGCAGCGGGCCTTCCAGGGGGCTTTCCACGCCAACCCGGACTACATGCACTGGTACGGTTGGGCCAAGGTGAAGGAGGCAGCGACCCGGATCAAGGAAGACGCGGAGCGGATGCGCAAAGAAGCGAAGCAGTAA
- a CDS encoding thiolase family protein, giving the protein MKQREFKPRNVYVAASYMAPVGRYDGRHREKLSFLDLAEKATAVFDGSPVKPRDIEAVVVGSQSPVAFSGVDNTAAKIAGVIGVSGAKSVLIDTASSSGASAFENACLQIASGRCDHVLAIGIQKMSDAPTAEATRIVAGVIDRDEAEFGLTMPACGALVARALMERHGLSIDEWTAFSALLTQRAHRYAARNPDAHLNGEIPLEEYYRQIVSGKNYRYWWPLRYHDFCPMSDGVAAVILTADPQEVLVSGVGSATDIPTIADRNYFHSFPATVAAAAEAYGMAGIRDIRSFAGKIHVNMHDPFNGFGPINMVDLGFVPRGRILDALLDDGITGEHGLFPTNLTGGLKGRGHPLGATGMIQVVENHKMIAEGRFQAGVSHSIGGPINNNIVILLERSDHYGRRHHEPYKPWGLPSLGRLKPKEVTVDALLAESGVVEGTFVTATTRFDYKSGDPEGIITIVSCRAASGKSYRFLFGIAGENYQQLIKLLPGDRISLERSDGQILLNRMPVKKFYQRTIDGLVDLAGSGWKRLTGW; this is encoded by the coding sequence ATGAAACAGCGCGAATTCAAGCCGAGAAACGTCTACGTGGCCGCATCGTACATGGCGCCGGTGGGGCGCTACGACGGCCGGCACCGCGAAAAGCTCTCCTTTCTCGACCTGGCCGAAAAGGCCACGGCGGTCTTCGACGGCTCGCCGGTGAAACCCCGCGACATCGAGGCGGTGGTGGTCGGCTCCCAGAGCCCCGTCGCCTTCTCCGGCGTCGACAACACCGCCGCCAAGATTGCCGGCGTCATCGGCGTCTCCGGCGCCAAGTCGGTCCTCATCGACACCGCCTCCTCCTCCGGCGCCTCGGCCTTCGAAAACGCCTGCCTCCAGATCGCCTCGGGGCGCTGCGACCATGTCCTCGCCATCGGCATCCAGAAGATGAGCGACGCCCCCACCGCCGAGGCGACCCGCATCGTGGCCGGCGTCATCGACCGGGACGAGGCGGAGTTCGGGCTCACCATGCCCGCCTGCGGTGCCCTGGTGGCGCGGGCGCTCATGGAGCGCCACGGCCTCTCCATCGACGAGTGGACCGCCTTCTCGGCGCTGCTCACCCAGCGGGCCCACCGCTACGCCGCCCGCAACCCCGACGCCCACCTGAACGGGGAGATCCCCCTGGAGGAGTACTACCGCCAGATCGTCAGCGGCAAGAACTACCGCTACTGGTGGCCGCTGCGCTATCACGACTTCTGCCCCATGTCCGACGGCGTCGCCGCGGTGATCCTCACCGCCGATCCCCAGGAGGTGCTGGTCTCCGGCGTGGGGAGCGCCACCGACATCCCCACCATCGCCGACCGGAACTACTTCCACTCTTTCCCCGCCACCGTGGCGGCCGCCGCCGAGGCCTACGGCATGGCCGGCATCAGGGACATCCGTTCCTTCGCCGGGAAGATCCACGTGAACATGCACGACCCCTTCAACGGCTTCGGCCCCATCAACATGGTCGATCTCGGCTTCGTCCCCCGGGGGCGAATTCTCGATGCCCTGCTGGACGACGGGATCACCGGCGAGCACGGCCTCTTCCCCACCAACCTCACCGGCGGCCTCAAGGGGCGCGGTCATCCCTTGGGTGCCACCGGCATGATCCAGGTGGTGGAGAACCACAAAATGATCGCCGAGGGGCGCTTCCAGGCCGGCGTCTCCCACTCCATCGGCGGGCCGATCAACAACAACATCGTCATCCTCCTGGAGCGGAGCGACCACTACGGGCGCCGTCACCATGAGCCGTACAAACCATGGGGGCTCCCCTCGCTGGGGCGGCTCAAGCCGAAGGAGGTCACCGTCGACGCCCTCCTGGCTGAAAGCGGCGTCGTGGAGGGAACCTTCGTCACCGCCACCACCCGCTTCGACTACAAGAGCGGCGATCCCGAGGGGATCATCACCATCGTCTCCTGCCGTGCGGCAAGCGGGAAATCGTACCGCTTCCTCTTCGGCATCGCCGGCGAGAACTACCAGCAACTCATCAAGCTTCTCCCCGGCGACCGGATCAGCCTGGAGCGGAGCGACGGCCAGATCCTCCTCAACCGGATGCCGGTGAAGAAGTTCTACCAGCGCACCATCGACGGGCTCGTGGACCTGGCGGGGAGTGGGTGGAAGAGGCTGACGGGATGGTAA
- a CDS encoding Fic family protein, which produces MTHYVWQSQSWPDFRWNAEELLAPLGECRRLQGRLLNAIAALGVSLGTEAQAEILAEETMTTAAIEGEQFDLKAVRSSVARRLGIPAAGLPVDRHVDGLVAVLMDATQNCDEPLTVERLQGWQASLFPTGYSGLHRIRVGQWRGEEPMRVVSGPVGRETVHFEAPPAERIEEEMARFLMWWDESLGKMEGLLRAAMAHFRFVTIHPFEDGNGRIARALTDMALTQDDRQRMRSYSLSSQIMAEREAYYDVLERCQKGDGDITPWLLWFLGALARAITRSETLLAVVLDKAAFWRLHGHLPLTERQRKVVNRLLDAGKGGFEGGLTTRKYASIAAVSRATAFREMSQLVEWGVIRQAAGKGRSVSYEIVWP; this is translated from the coding sequence ATGACTCACTACGTCTGGCAATCCCAGTCCTGGCCTGATTTCCGATGGAATGCGGAAGAGCTTCTCGCCCCCCTCGGTGAATGCCGCAGGCTCCAGGGGAGACTCCTTAACGCCATTGCAGCATTGGGAGTTTCCCTCGGAACCGAGGCCCAGGCCGAGATCCTGGCCGAAGAGACCATGACCACTGCCGCCATCGAGGGGGAGCAGTTCGACCTGAAGGCGGTCCGCTCCTCCGTGGCCCGCCGGCTCGGCATCCCCGCCGCCGGGCTCCCGGTGGACCGTCACGTGGACGGCCTTGTGGCGGTGCTTATGGACGCCACCCAGAACTGCGACGAACCGCTCACGGTGGAGCGGCTCCAGGGGTGGCAGGCATCACTCTTCCCCACCGGCTACTCCGGCCTGCACAGGATCAGGGTAGGCCAGTGGCGCGGCGAGGAGCCGATGCGGGTCGTCTCCGGCCCCGTCGGCCGGGAAACCGTCCACTTCGAGGCTCCCCCGGCGGAGCGTATCGAAGAGGAGATGGCCCGTTTCCTGATGTGGTGGGATGAGAGCTTGGGGAAGATGGAGGGACTGCTGCGGGCCGCCATGGCCCACTTCCGGTTCGTGACCATTCACCCCTTCGAGGACGGCAACGGCCGGATCGCCCGGGCCTTGACCGACATGGCCCTCACCCAGGACGACCGGCAACGGATGCGCTCCTACAGCCTCTCCTCCCAGATCATGGCGGAACGGGAGGCATACTACGACGTCCTCGAACGGTGCCAGAAGGGTGACGGCGACATCACCCCGTGGCTCCTCTGGTTTCTCGGCGCCCTTGCCCGGGCCATCACCCGTTCGGAAACGCTCCTGGCCGTGGTGCTCGACAAGGCCGCCTTCTGGCGTCTGCACGGACACCTCCCCCTCACCGAACGGCAGCGGAAGGTGGTCAACCGGCTTCTCGATGCAGGCAAAGGAGGCTTCGAAGGGGGGCTCACCACGCGAAAGTATGCTTCCATCGCCGCCGTAAGTCGCGCCACGGCGTTCCGGGAGATGAGCCAGTTGGTGGAGTGGGGGGTCATCAGGCAGGCGGCGGGGAAGGGCCGGAGCGTCAGTTATGAAATTGTGTGGCCATGA
- a CDS encoding type II toxin-antitoxin system PemK/MazF family toxin, whose amino-acid sequence MVINQGDIYWIELDEPEGSEPGYRHPHVIVQNNLFNRSQIKTVVVCPLTSNLKRAGAPGNVLLEKNEVNLSKQSVVNVSQIFTVDKTQLDEYIGTLPPKRVSEILEGVNLVLQPRDVE is encoded by the coding sequence ATGGTAATCAATCAGGGTGACATCTACTGGATTGAACTTGACGAACCCGAAGGCTCGGAACCCGGCTATCGGCACCCCCATGTCATCGTCCAGAATAACCTGTTCAACCGGAGCCAGATAAAGACGGTGGTTGTCTGCCCCCTTACGTCGAATCTCAAACGTGCAGGCGCGCCCGGCAATGTGCTGCTTGAAAAGAACGAAGTCAATCTGTCGAAGCAGAGTGTCGTCAACGTGTCCCAGATTTTCACGGTGGACAAGACGCAACTGGATGAGTACATCGGGACTTTGCCGCCGAAACGGGTTAGTGAGATTCTCGAAGGTGTTAATCTTGTGCTTCAGCCGCGGGATGTAGAGTGA
- a CDS encoding TIR domain-containing protein, whose protein sequence is MSESQKLSPPERLEKIIKDADAFFSAAESSIDRSISYGESESDAFWNQLPDALRDVGSGIINEIISFASDMAIAIRRSPFLGEEDERQAGLALKTMRAAIRLRRYRFWDSEVLHDEGTYIGMRRAEQDDSEPNPPMLSRRQFNDGAEKLRPIVEFSIDGKELDHHPLSKLTSSTGYRPGTAFIMMWISKDIPELIDVVDTIKRCCNKFSIIALRADDIEHSDVITAKIVEEIRTSEFLIADLSGERPSVYYEIGFAHAIDKRVILYRKAGTPIHFDLAAYNCPEYNNMKELESLLTKRLTALTGREPKP, encoded by the coding sequence ATGTCAGAATCTCAAAAACTATCACCTCCAGAGAGGCTAGAAAAAATCATTAAAGACGCTGATGCCTTTTTCTCAGCGGCAGAGAGTAGTATCGACCGCTCCATTTCATATGGAGAAAGCGAGTCTGATGCATTCTGGAACCAATTGCCAGATGCTCTCAGAGATGTTGGGTCAGGAATCATAAATGAAATTATTAGCTTCGCCTCGGACATGGCTATTGCAATTCGTCGCTCACCTTTTCTTGGAGAAGAAGATGAAAGGCAAGCCGGTTTAGCTTTAAAAACAATGCGTGCGGCTATTAGATTACGGCGATACAGGTTCTGGGATTCTGAAGTTCTCCATGATGAGGGGACATACATTGGAATGAGACGAGCAGAGCAAGATGATAGTGAGCCAAATCCACCTATGCTCTCTCGACGTCAATTCAATGACGGAGCTGAAAAATTGAGACCAATCGTAGAATTTTCAATTGATGGTAAAGAACTGGATCATCATCCGCTAAGTAAACTCACGTCTTCGACAGGATATAGACCAGGCACTGCATTTATCATGATGTGGATTTCCAAGGATATCCCTGAACTTATTGATGTGGTTGATACAATAAAGAGGTGCTGTAATAAATTTAGCATAATCGCATTAAGAGCCGATGATATTGAGCATAGCGATGTGATCACAGCCAAGATAGTAGAGGAAATTCGGACATCTGAGTTTTTGATAGCTGATTTGTCAGGAGAAAGACCAAGTGTTTATTACGAAATTGGTTTTGCACATGCAATCGATAAACGAGTGATTCTTTATCGGAAGGCTGGTACACCCATTCATTTCGATTTGGCCGCATATAACTGCCCTGAATACAACAACATGAAAGAGCTTGAATCATTGCTAACAAAGAGGCTAACAGCTCTAACGGGAAGGGAGCCTAAGCCATGA
- a CDS encoding DUF3820 family protein: protein MEPYPSCDHEQLLELATMRMPFGKYQGRRLIDLPEPYVVWFAGQGFPEGKLGTMLRAVYEIKVNGLEYLFDRLR, encoded by the coding sequence ATGGAACCGTATCCTTCCTGTGATCACGAACAGTTGCTGGAACTGGCCACCATGCGGATGCCCTTTGGCAAATATCAGGGGCGCCGCCTCATCGACCTGCCGGAGCCCTATGTCGTCTGGTTTGCCGGGCAGGGCTTTCCCGAAGGAAAGCTGGGCACCATGCTGCGCGCCGTCTATGAAATCAAGGTAAACGGGCTCGAATACCTGTTCGACCGGTTACGGTGA